aatcttcctcacccaaaaaaaaaaaaaagaaactcttgcacatatgtcaaaaatgaaaggagataatTTTGTAAAAGGTACAGTTATTCGATAAATACAGGACTGattataaagagaaaggaaattctgagagttatcaagtattatttttaatgatgagtGTCAAAGTATTTTGCAGAAACAAAagaattcatttgattttttttcccctgcatcaTTTATAGGCTATAGGAAAAATTAATActgtggctttttaaaataatagaatgaaCTGGCTAAACACTGTAAAGTATAAACCATGTAATCTACTTAATtacttagattttaaaatgaCAACTTTTAGATACAAATACCTATGCTTCATTGATGAGAgggaaatataaaatgtatatgagCAGAATTAACATAGATAAAAGAATACCCATCTATTGATGAGAAAGAACTGTTGTTTACaaattatataatgaaataatttagtAGTTTAAGCAGCACCTGCAAAATCtagttttataatgaaaatattctaattttgtgttttaatagagtgcttccagtttttcacttATTTCAACCTTTAATATACTTTGtgctgtttttggttttattaatttttccctaTTTAAATTATATCAATAGGCTTAAGTTTGAAAGTATTGGTGATTTAACTTTCATGTTGTTTTTAGTAAAAGCTTTGATAGAGCAAGAGGTGAAGAATGGCATTCCTTCTCACAGAATTATTTTGGGAGGATTTTCTCAGGTAAGAGAAAGTTTGAGTGGTATGTCAGTAGCATCAGTATATTTACCTAGAAGTCTGTGGTTTCAATCCTTTTTCTATGGAGGAGTCTATTTTTTAGATATTATAGAGTCTGATATACTACTTACCTTTATGCTGAATTAAATACAAATGGCCTAGAAATAATTATTAAGAGACTACTTCATACTCTtgcttttctagttttctctctTCAGCAGTAGCTTTCACCTTATAAGTTACATCTTGAAAATCAATTTATTAAGTAAATTGATTGGAACctggaatatattttcttaaaataaccaTAGTACACATGTAGTTAGGTTTCTTAATTAACACTGTACACCCCTTTAAACAAAACTCTAATTTAAACATAAGTCCCCTGTCCTAGGAGGAAACTGTTGATAGGAACAATACAGTAGAAGACCAGAgaatttcttccctctttttgtcACAGTCACATTCCTAGTTGAGCCTTGCAGATCCCCTGAAGTCCTTGTGGGGCAGGTCAGAGTAGGACCTCCCACAGTGCTGGGGGGTGGTGCTTGTTGTCCTCCCTGGACTCTCTTTTTCCCACTGGGGGAACTGGAGGCCCAGAGGACTCCTCTCCACGTGGTGctgtgctggcctgggggaggggcagtgcgGCAATGCGGTCAACATTTAGCTGCTGCTGCTTTTACCCTGCTAATGCGTCTATCTTGGTCTGTGTGGTGCAGGGGTGCTTCAGCTTCACCCTGTGTTCTAGGATTCTCTCAGTGGTGTCTTGTTCTTGAATAGTTGCTAGTTGTTCTTGTAAGGGGGAGTGAAGTCACGAAGGACCTGTGTTGCCATCTTGGTGGCATCATTATCCTCCTTCATTTTGTCATGTAAAATAGGTTTAGATATAAATATGTGATGTTTATTTTTGGcatcatcttctctttctttactttttctcctaCCCTCTCTACTTTTTCCACAGGCACAGTTACCTCATATTGCTCTTACATCTTTATTCCAGCTTATCACCTGTTTGCCATGTCACCCATCCCCACATTGCTCTAGCTTCTAATCTGCAGGTATTCTGCATCAACAGCTTAGTGTTCAGCATACCTGAATTAGGCCAGTGTCAGAATTGTGGAATTATTTAAAAGGTAGAATTCAATAGAAAGATAGGTTGTTGATACAATACACAGTAGAAAGATATGTTTTTGATTTGGTATTTGTTGAAATTTCATGGATAATGTACATTTTAATACACATTGTGACATAAATGTAGGTACAAAAATGAATGCTTGGTTCAAATAGGAAGTGAATATAGGAGTCTGTATATTTGAGATTCATTGATTATAATTTATAGAAACCAACTTCTAGTACCTTAAGAAATAAGTTGTGTCTGTGGGATCACATCAAGGAAACCAAGGATGATAATGAAGCAGGGCCTCAGGAATAGCTAGGATTTGGAAAGCCATCagatctttctctctgtcttcatctctgttGCTCTGCTCATCTCCTTCATTTGCCTCTCCATCTACAGCTGGCTGTCTCTGCTTTTGCACCCTATAGCTTTTCCACTTCTTGAGTTAACATGTTAACAGTTCCAGCCACACAAAGAGACAGACCAACAGTCACTGAATCCCAATTTCAAAATCCTGGGAGAAAGAACATAGCTATCTCGGATGAGAAATAATCTCATGTCCTCATGTGGCCCATGACCCATGGGAATGGTCAGAGTGATGTGGCATCTAGATGACTGATGGGAGTGCAGTTCCCAGAATGCAAGGTATTGTTAGCTGGGTAGGCAGATAATCTAAAGTTGTCTGCTACATAGTTCTTTTTATCTTGAATTcctgttttagaaaataataccAATTTAAGACTAGATTTGATTTTATACCTAAGACttttcagaggagaaaacagtAACCATAAATTCAGAATATTCCTAAGGTGGTTGTAAGTGCAGCAGTTAACTGTACTATTAACTCTGTCTTGACTGATTGGGTAGTTGCTGTGTTCTCACAATAGTCTTGAGTGTAGAGAAGCATGTTCTTTAGGACATGGTAGGGTGTGTATGTATTTCTACTAGTTTGCCTGATTTAATATGACATTAGCCAACCAGTTTGACTTTTTTATGGACATTATTAATAACAGGAAATCTCTTAAGAGTTGCTGTTAGCAGAGGATGTGTTCCATTGACTTTCCCTGCTTATCTTTCCAGGGAGGAGCTTTATCTTTATACACTGCTCTTACTACACAGCAGAAACTGGCAGGTGTCACTGCACTCAGCTGCTGGCTTCCGCTGCGGGCTTCGTTTCCACAGGTAGCCTGATTGATGCACGCAACATTGGATTACTGAACTGGAGATAGCGGATGATGTTGGGGAGaggattatcttttttttttaattaattaataaacctcatttatttttgagcagttttaggttcacagcaaaattccgCAGAAATTATAGAACGTTCCCATATAGCCCGTGTCCCAATACCTGCATAGCTTTCCCTCTGTTGACATCCCACAGCAcagtggtacgtttgttacaatcGACAAACCTACATTAACACATTGTTGtcacccaaagcccatagtttacatcaATCACCCTTTTTTAAGAAGAATTTTCTTAGACTTTTGGGATGTATCATTAGGCTTTATCTGTACACTTGTTTTTACTGTGGATTTCATAGAATGGAATAAGAAATAAGTTATGTTGTCATTAATCTTATTTTGAAgtgtttaatacattttaagatatatataaaaattaggaCTATTTTTTACAtgtagaaatattatttttgaatgTTCAGTATGTTCACTGCTTGATAGAATTTTGCCATAgaatataatttctaaatattcaaCAGTGTAAAGCAATATATAGTAAACATGGGAGATGtggacattattttattttcaaattcaccTTTAAATCTAGGGTTTTTTCTGTTGCTCTATAGTAACTCTTTGGTGTcttgcacatagtaagtgctgttTATTAACCATCTTATTGAAATCAATTAAATAAGAGCTGAAAAGAACATGATTCAGCTAAAACATACCTCTGATATCAAGACACTGTGACTCTATAAGACTTAAGATACAATCTGCTTCAAGGAACCTATTCATGGGAAAACATATAACACAAGACAGGGTAATCATATGTCCtgtaaaagtttaaataaagagGAGTATAGTGAtggaaagaattttatttctgtggcCATATATAACGTATAATGAAGGTAATAGTGTGTTGTATGTGCGTATCTACAATTTTAAATGCCTGGCATCATGCTCTAcacttttgaataaataatactagttttgttttgttttttgcagggTCCTATCAGTGGAGTTAATAGAGATATTTCTATTCTCCAGTGCCATGGAGATTGTGACCCATTAGTTCCCCTAATGTTTGGTTCTCTTACTGTCGAAAAGCTAAAAACATTGGTAAATCCAGCCAATGTAACCTTCAAAACCTATGAAGGCATGATGCACAGTTCATGTCAACAGGTAAATGTTTGGAAACAGTGATTACAGAGACATATTTGCAACTCTTTCCATGtgatatttttaagataaataacattTGACTACTTAGGGGTTTAAAGGAGTTAATTAATGAATTCGTACTGAATCATAGGTTAGCAGGACTTAGGTCAAAGTTCATTGAATTTAATTCAAAAAACACTGATTTCTTATTACATGCAAGCATTGTACATaattcaaagacaaaaaacagtcccttttattaaaatttaaaatagattaattaaaattaaaaatttaatagggaagaagaatatatattcaagTAACTATAGAAAGCAGAAtgtgatatattttatattagaagtttaaaaaaagttctctgaaaaactgagaaaagtGAGATTAATTTTATCTTCGAAGGCACTCAGATGATAATGAAAGAGCTGGATTTTGAGGAATGGGTAGGATTTGGATAGCAAGTATGCAGAGAAAAGACTGTGGGACAGGAAAAGCAAGCTGTCCACTTGGGCCGTAGTCTTATGAAAGCCTGGGTGTCAGAACagaagacacagagaggaagagacTCAGTTCTACAGAGCTTTTATGTTGTACTGAGGATGGACTTGTTCACTAGTCAGCTGGAAGCCATTGccatgctttgttttgtttttaagattggcacctgagctaacatcttttgccaatctttttattttcttctcctcctcaaagcccacagtacataattgtatattataGCTGCaaatccttctggttgtgctatgtgggatgccgcctcagcatggcctgatgagcggtgtcatgtccgcacccaggatccgaaccggtgaaacgctgggctgccaaagcagagcacatgaacttaaccacggggctggcccccattgcCATCTTTTGATCAAAGCAAGATGTGATCTAATCTACATTCTGCAGACAAATGAGGCAGAATCCAGTGGGATTTAGTGACTAATTTTATGGGGTAGGAAAGAAGAGGGTATCAAAGAGGCCTTAGATTTCTAGCTTGGATGACTAAGAGGATCCATTCATCAGGTAGATACATGGCTGGCTTTAGGGTGACAGGAAGGAGATGATACTGAGTATAGTGAACATACTGAGATTGATGTACCTCACGATGTCACAGTGGGTGTTGGAAATACTTGTCTGAAGCTCAACCTGAAATAAAGATTTAGAGTAATTACCACTATTATTGACCAGTGAAGAATTACCATGGGAGAATATCATGAGAAACAAAGCCAAGGGATAGAACCTTGGGGGAGGTCAAAGGAGTTAGGTTTGAATGGGAATACAGGAGGAGAGTTTCAGAGTGGGAGGGAGCAACTCATTTGAGAGTTCAGAGAACGATTCAGAAGTAGGCCAGGAAGAAACTACACAGTAGTAAGCCATCCGTGACGTCgggtgtttggggagatgaagccaGACTACAGCAGATTGTGTGAGGTAGAGATGAGGGAGATGAGGAAGTAGAGGCAGCATGTGTAAACCTTTGTAAAAAAGGTTTTGGTAAAGGGGGAAAAGAGTAGGAAGGCTCTTTTTTAATGGGATGGGAGAAAGAGACTCCTGtcggtggggaggaggtggggagaaggtgTGACAAAGAGAAGataattggggccagccccgtggttgagtggttaagttcctgtgctctgcttctgtggcccagggtttcgctggtttggatcctgggtgtggacatggcaccgctcatcaggtcgtactgaggcggcatcccaacagcacaaccagaggcgcttacaaccagaatatatacaactatgtactagggggctttggggagaagaaggcaaaaaaaacccccaaacattcgcaacagatgttagctcaggtgctaatcctTGGGGAAAAAGAGACGATAATTGAATGGGGGGAACCTTCAAGGGATCATGTTATATAAAGTCCTGAAATGGGTAGTGCTTGCCTTGAAAGAGGAGAACACCACTTTTGAATCAGGATAGAAGAGGATGGATGAGTATAGACAAGGATTTTGAGGTAGAAAAGAGAGTGGTTGAGAGCTCACATTAGAtcctctttctttatcttttcagtaAAGTAGGCAATGTGCTCATTGATAAGAATGAAGGAGGCCTAGATAGATGTGGAGGCTTGAAAAGGCCTAGAATAAAAACTGATTGCTAAGCATTGAGGCAGTCCAAGTTCACAGTGTTTTGCAACCACTCAGCCTGGCTAAATCATTTGCTTTAGGGGCAGAGAAAGCAGATAGTAGTATGATTTATCCACAAAGACAAGGGGGCCTGGGATTCTAGGGTGTAACGGAGAACATAGTTGAAACCATAATGAAAACTGAATCAGAAAGGGGAGTGGGCTGCTGTCCAGTATCCAGGAGGGACTGAGGGTCTAGGAGCAGAGGTTTTCAGAGGAGGCTTTGCATCACAAGTAACCTGGAGATTAATAAATACAGATGCTGAAATGCCAAATTCAGCGCGATTCTGATTCAGTACAGTGGAGGTTTGGGAGTGAACTCAGACATCTGTGTTTGTAtggatgtgtttttaaaatagaagctCATAGATGATTCTTTGTGCAGTCACATTGGAGGACACTGGCCTGGATGATTAGGAGCAGAAAGTGAAAAGACGCAGAACAGTAGGAGGTGGTGTCACAGGAAACTTTCAGGACTTTAGAGTGTTGTGTAGGCCACTGTCCTGCTGTGGCTTTCCTTTCTGAGTGACTAAATTATAAGGTTGAAGGTTCTCTGCATTGCTAATTTGTGAGTCTGTGAGGCTAAGCCTTGAAATACCGGAGATGATAGCAGGAAATGTGTTTGAGGGAGGTGAGAAAACTATGAGCCAGATGCAGGAGTCTTCTAGGAAAGTTTCTtctgtaataaatatttggtatattcattttcatatctTTCTAGGCCTATCTTAGGTACATGCCCTCTTTCATATGGTTGGTTGTATGTAAATCCTTATGAAAGGCACAAAATATTTTATGCTGTGGGTTTAGCATTTCATTCTAATAAGGGAATGTTAAAAGCTAGGCTTTTCCACTGATGCTTAGTTGGCAGTAATTGTGTACTTACTGAGACTTCTCAGTAGAGGTATCGTCACTGCTAATGCCCCTTCCAACCTCCTCACCCTCAGTGTTCTGTTTGTTCAAGTATAACAAAATGCAGACCATTTTCATGGGACTAGATAATAGATGGAAGCTATCATTTGAATGTACAGTAATCATCATCATAGGAAATGTTCTGAAGTTTCTCTTATAGCCTCATTTGTCTATTACAACTTCTTATTTAATTGTACTAGTAAAAATGTGGTTTCATCTTAGCTATGTACATCATAGATTTAGTTAGTGGTATTTTAGTGGGGATTTAATTTCTGATTTGTGTAACCACTTACTGGCACTTTATTCCAAACAGGAAATGATGGATATCAAGCAATTCATTGATAAACTCCTACCTCCGGTTGATTGACATCATTAAGAGGCCTCGTGTAGAAGTAGACACCAGCATCACTGTCGTAGAGTATCAACCTTCTCCCATGCCCAGTCTTGAAACTTCTGATGTTTGCAGTGttaaaatgttttgcaaatataCACCAATGACACAGACTAGATAATATCTCCTTCTGGGAAATTTATGATCTTTTAAGTTTCTATACATGTATTTGTATAATATCATCCAGAATATACTAGTATTAAAATAGCTGAAGCAGCTAGCTCCTTTTTCCCCACATATAattcagcaaaataataaaatactgtaaCCAGATTTTGTATTACATCATTTGAGAATTATTAGTATGCTTAATGAAAATTTGTTCAAGTATAAATGAGCAGTTAAGATATAAATGATTTGTGCAGCTCTGACTTAGTGTAATGGACTTATTCCAAAATTACATAGTCACCATGcaatatctgtatttttatatatgtattcacATATAGTTAAGGGTTGTAATACATCAGAATGAGATGTTATTACATTATTCCTAATAATAGGGATAATACTTCTAAGTGTCAATAAAGAAGAATATTGCTCTCTTCAATTAATGGCCCTTTTATTTTGGGGACCAGGC
Above is a genomic segment from Equus asinus isolate D_3611 breed Donkey chromosome 12, EquAss-T2T_v2, whole genome shotgun sequence containing:
- the LYPLA1 gene encoding acyl-protein thioesterase 1 isoform X1, producing MCGNNMSAPLPAIIPAARKATAAVIFLHGLGDTGHGWAEAFAGIRSSHIKYICPHAPVMPVTLNMNMAMPSWFDIVGLSPDSQEDEPGIKQAAENVKALIEQEVKNGIPSHRIILGGFSQGGALSLYTALTTQQKLAGVTALSCWLPLRASFPQGPISGVNRDISILQCHGDCDPLVPLMFGSLTVEKLKTLVNPANVTFKTYEGMMHSSCQQEMMDIKQFIDKLLPPVD
- the LYPLA1 gene encoding acyl-protein thioesterase 1 isoform X4, yielding MPVTLNMNMAMPSWFDIVGLSPDSQEDEPGIKQAAENVKALIEQEVKNGIPSHRIILGGFSQGGALSLYTALTTQQKLAGVTALSCWLPLRASFPQGPISGVNRDISILQCHGDCDPLVPLMFGSLTVEKLKTLVNPANVTFKTYEGMMHSSCQQEMMDIKQFIDKLLPPVD
- the LYPLA1 gene encoding acyl-protein thioesterase 1 isoform X2 produces the protein MRRPGEKKVIFLHGLGDTGHGWAEAFAGIRSSHIKYICPHAPVMPVTLNMNMAMPSWFDIVGLSPDSQEDEPGIKQAAENVKALIEQEVKNGIPSHRIILGGFSQGGALSLYTALTTQQKLAGVTALSCWLPLRASFPQGPISGVNRDISILQCHGDCDPLVPLMFGSLTVEKLKTLVNPANVTFKTYEGMMHSSCQQEMMDIKQFIDKLLPPVD
- the LYPLA1 gene encoding acyl-protein thioesterase 1 isoform X3, translated to MCGNNMSAPLPAIIPAARKATAAVIFLHGLGDTGHGWAEAFAGIRSSHIKYICPHAPVMPVTLNMNMAMPSWFDIVGLSPDSQEDEPGIKQAAENVKALIEQEVKNGIPSHRIILGGFSQGPISGVNRDISILQCHGDCDPLVPLMFGSLTVEKLKTLVNPANVTFKTYEGMMHSSCQQEMMDIKQFIDKLLPPVD